One Eubalaena glacialis isolate mEubGla1 chromosome 11, mEubGla1.1.hap2.+ XY, whole genome shotgun sequence DNA segment encodes these proteins:
- the ATP6V1E1 gene encoding V-type proton ATPase subunit E 1 isoform X2, whose product MALSDADVQKQAEEEFNIEKGRLVQTQRLKIMEYYEKKEKQIEQQKKIQMSNLMNQARLKVLRARDDLITDLLNEAKQRLSKVVKDTTRYQVLLDGLVLQGLYQLLEPRMIVRCRKQDFPLVKAAVQKAIPVYKIATKRDVDVQIDQEAYLPEEIAGGVEIYSGDRKIKVSNTLESRLDLIAQQMMPEVRGALFGANANRKFLD is encoded by the exons GCAGAAGAAGAGTTCAACATTGAGAAAGGTCGTCTTGTGCAGACCCAAAGGCTGAAGATTATGGAATACTacgagaagaaagaaaagcagattgAACAGCAGAAGAAAAT TCAGATGTCTAATTTGATGAATCAAGCGAGGCTCAAAGTCCTCAGAGCGAGAGATGACCTTATCACC GACCTACTAAATGAAGCCAAACAGAGGCTCAGCAAAGTGGTAAAAGATACGACCAGGTACCAAGTGCTGCTGGATGGACTGGTCCTCCAG GGTTTGTACCAGTTGTTGGAGCCCCGAATGATCGTTCGTTGCAGGAAACAGGATTTCCCTCTGGTGAAG gcTGCGGTGCAAAAAGCAATCCCCGTGTACAAAATCGCCACCAAAAGAGACGTTGATGTCCAGATTGATCAGGAGGCCTACCTGCCTGAGGAAAT AGCCGGCGGGGTTGAGATCTACAGCGGGGATCGCAAAATCAAGGTTTCCAATACCCTCGAAAGCCGGCTGGACCTCATAGCCCAGCAG ATGATGCCCGAAGTGCGGGGAGCCTTGTTTGGGGCAAATGCCAACAGGAAGTTTTTGGACTAA